In Balneolaceae bacterium, the sequence CGATACCGCCATTTCGCGACGGCCGCGGAGAAGTCCTACGTCACCCAGCCCACCCTCAGCATGCAAATCCACAAGCTGGAGGAGGAGCTGGAGGTGACCATCTTCGACCGATCCAAGTCGCCCGTGGTGCCCACGGAAGTGGGCGAAAAGATCATCGAGCAGGCCAAGGAGATGCTCAAGCAGTCCAAGCACATCGAAGACATCGCCGCCCTGACCGACGAGGAGCTGCGCGGCACCTTCCGGGTGGGCATCATTCCCACGGTGGCCCCCTACCTGCTACCGCTCTTCCTGCGAAGCTTCACCGACCGCTTTCCCAAGATAAAGCTGATCTTCGAGGAGGTGATGACCAAGGAACTGCTCGACCTGCTGGACGAAGACCAGCTCGACGTGGGCATCCTGGCCACGCCGGTGGAGCGGGGCAACATCTACGAGGAGGAACTCTACTACGAGCCCTTCATCGGCTACCTCTCCCGCGACCATCCCCTGGCCGAAAAGGAGGAGCTGACGGTGGACGATCTGGAGGCCGCCAACCTCTGGCTGCTCAACGAGGGCCACTGCTTCCGCGACCAGACCGTCAAGCTCTGTAAGAAACAGCGCCGCGAGCTGCTCAACAATACGCAGATCGAATTTGAGAGCGGCAACCTGGAGACCCTCAAGCAGCTGGTGGAACAGGATTTCGGGATGACCCTCCTCCCCTTCCTCGCCAAGAACCAGATCGACGAGCAGTGCGCCCGGGCCCACCTGCGCCATTTCACCGAACCCGCCCCGCGCCGCAAGGTGCGCCTGGCCTACGGCCGCGAGTTCCTGAAGCGCAACATCGTGGAGGCCTTCGTGCGCGAAATCCGCGAGTCCATCCCCGAGGAGCTGGCCTCCCCGCAGGACGCCCTTATCGTAGAGTAGGGAGCGTCCGCCTCCCCCTTTCCCGTCTTGGTTTTTCTGGGGAATAGTGCCTACATTTGGTGCTATTTTCGAACCGCTACAACCATCCCCGCGTGGAACACAGTCTGCTTCTTTGGCTCGTTTTCAATGCCTTCATCATCGTGATGCTGGTGGTGGATCTTGTGGTGTTTCACGGCAAGGAACACGAGGAGAGCATCAAGGAGGCGCTGATATGGACCGGCGTCTGGATCACCCTGGCCCTGCTCTTCGGCGTGGGCGTCTACTACTATATGGGCGGCGCCACGGCCATGGACTACTACGCCGGCTACCTGATCGAAAAATCACTGTCGGTGGACAACATCTTCGTCTTCCTGCTGGTCTTCTCCTACTTCAAGGTGCCGGCCAAGTACCAGCACAAGGTGCTCTTCTGGGGCATCTTCGGGGCGCTGGTCTTCCGCTTCCTTTTCATCTTCGCCGGGGTGGCCCTCATCGAGCGCTTCCACTGGATCATCTACGTCTTCGGGGGCTTCCTGGTCTTCACCGGCCTGCGCCTGGCTTTCGAGAAGGACAAGGAGGTGCATCCCGAGCGCAACCCCGTGCTGAAACTCATGCGCAAGGTGATCCCCACCACCAAAACCTACCACGGCTCGAAGTTTTTCATTCGGAAAATGGGACGCACCTTCGCCACCCCCATGCTGGCCGTGCTGGTGGTCATCGAGACGACCGACCTTATTTTTGCGGTGGACTCCATCCCCGCCATCCTCGCCATCACGCAGGACGAGTTTATCGTCTACTCCTCCAACGCCTTCGCCATCCTGGGGCTGCGCGCCCTCTACTTCGCCCTCTCCGGCATCATGAAGCTTTTCCACTACCTGCATTACGGGCTGGCCATGATCCTGGTCTTCGTAGGCGTGAAGATGCTTATTTCCGACTTTTACCACATGCCCACCGAATACGCCCTCGGTGTGATCGCGCTGACCCTGACGGTCTCTGTGGTTGCCTCCATCTACTTTCCCGCCGAAGAGCAACCCGTACCAGAAGAGAAGCTTACCAAAGAAGAATGAGCACGAACCCAGACGCCTGATTCACCGGCATGACCGAAGCCTTTTCCGACCAGTGGTTTGTTATTTACTACCTCGCCCTGGGCAGCCTGCTCCTGGCCACGGGCGCAGGACTGCTCTGGCGGCCGGATCCCCTCAAGAACTACCTGCTGGAGGCCGCCTCCAGCGACCGCCGCCCGCAGGGCCTGCGCCGGGTGCTCTCCTGGGTCTTTTTCTTCACTCTTCCCGGACTGGTACTCAGTTTCTTCCCTTTCTCGTGGACCGAACTCCTGCTGACCCTCTGGAGCCTGTTTATCGTGTACATC encodes:
- a CDS encoding hydrogen peroxide-inducible genes activator, with translation MTLTQLSYIVAVDRYRHFATAAEKSYVTQPTLSMQIHKLEEELEVTIFDRSKSPVVPTEVGEKIIEQAKEMLKQSKHIEDIAALTDEELRGTFRVGIIPTVAPYLLPLFLRSFTDRFPKIKLIFEEVMTKELLDLLDEDQLDVGILATPVERGNIYEEELYYEPFIGYLSRDHPLAEKEELTVDDLEAANLWLLNEGHCFRDQTVKLCKKQRRELLNNTQIEFESGNLETLKQLVEQDFGMTLLPFLAKNQIDEQCARAHLRHFTEPAPRRKVRLAYGREFLKRNIVEAFVREIRESIPEELASPQDALIVE
- a CDS encoding TerC family protein yields the protein MLFSNRYNHPRVEHSLLLWLVFNAFIIVMLVVDLVVFHGKEHEESIKEALIWTGVWITLALLFGVGVYYYMGGATAMDYYAGYLIEKSLSVDNIFVFLLVFSYFKVPAKYQHKVLFWGIFGALVFRFLFIFAGVALIERFHWIIYVFGGFLVFTGLRLAFEKDKEVHPERNPVLKLMRKVIPTTKTYHGSKFFIRKMGRTFATPMLAVLVVIETTDLIFAVDSIPAILAITQDEFIVYSSNAFAILGLRALYFALSGIMKLFHYLHYGLAMILVFVGVKMLISDFYHMPTEYALGVIALTLTVSVVASIYFPAEEQPVPEEKLTKEE